The proteins below come from a single Candidatus Hydrogenedens sp. genomic window:
- the mnmA gene encoding tRNA 2-thiouridine(34) synthase MnmA, with protein sequence MEFVEQILDLLPPPGTKVAVGMSGGVDSSMAVWLLKQRGCEVIGLTMSLWDNRFPLQDTGVKGCFGPGEEQEIAMAQSVAERLEIPFHVIRLADEYNKAVLEYFRQEYLSGRTPNPCVRCNRTIKFGFLIERAQKAGIPFDYFATGHYARVHFDPVQNRYLLLRGIDREKDQSYFLAMLQQEQLKKIVFPLGNFTKTHIRELARNTGFPELADQSESQDFLESNKYDVLFREDEVKEGDIVDEQGHILGKHHGIIHYTIGQRKGLGIGGAGDPYYVIGLDPINNRVIVGRKTALLKQTMKVIDCNWVSIPDAPETPMKIQCKIRLRHEPASAQLEKVDDYGKIVRVIFDEPQSAITPGQTAVFYNNDIVIGAGTIDSTEI encoded by the coding sequence GTGGAATTTGTGGAACAAATTTTAGATTTACTGCCTCCACCAGGGACAAAAGTAGCGGTGGGAATGAGTGGTGGGGTGGACTCTTCAATGGCGGTTTGGCTATTGAAACAGCGGGGATGTGAAGTCATTGGTTTGACCATGTCTCTATGGGATAATCGCTTCCCATTGCAAGATACTGGCGTAAAAGGATGTTTCGGTCCTGGTGAAGAGCAGGAAATTGCAATGGCACAATCCGTCGCAGAACGGTTGGAAATTCCCTTTCATGTTATCCGACTCGCAGATGAATATAATAAAGCGGTATTGGAGTATTTCCGTCAGGAATATCTCTCGGGTCGCACACCCAATCCGTGCGTTCGTTGTAATCGCACCATAAAATTCGGTTTTCTTATAGAACGAGCACAAAAAGCGGGTATTCCCTTCGATTATTTCGCAACAGGACATTATGCCCGTGTTCATTTTGACCCTGTGCAAAATCGGTATTTATTACTTCGCGGTATAGACCGTGAAAAAGACCAGAGTTATTTCCTCGCCATGTTACAACAGGAGCAATTGAAAAAGATTGTATTCCCATTAGGAAACTTTACAAAAACGCACATTCGTGAATTGGCACGCAATACAGGTTTCCCAGAACTGGCAGACCAAAGCGAAAGTCAGGATTTCTTAGAGAGCAATAAATACGATGTGCTATTCCGAGAAGACGAAGTGAAAGAAGGAGATATAGTGGATGAGCAGGGACATATTTTAGGGAAACATCACGGAATTATCCATTACACCATTGGGCAACGCAAAGGTTTAGGCATAGGCGGAGCGGGTGACCCCTATTATGTAATCGGGTTAGACCCCATAAATAACCGTGTTATTGTTGGGCGTAAAACAGCCCTCCTGAAACAAACTATGAAAGTTATTGATTGCAATTGGGTCTCTATTCCTGATGCACCCGAAACACCTATGAAAATTCAATGTAAAATACGATTACGCCATGAGCCCGCATCCGCACAATTAGAAAAAGTTGACGACTATGGGAAAATTGTCCGTGTTATTTTCGATGAACCCCAATCCGCAATTACCCCCGGACAAACCGCTGTCTTTTACAATAATGATATCGTCATAGGTGCAGGCACCATTGATTCGACCGAAATATAA